The following nucleotide sequence is from Oreochromis niloticus isolate F11D_XX linkage group LG9, O_niloticus_UMD_NMBU, whole genome shotgun sequence.
gggtGGCTTAAAAGTAGGATACATATGTTAAATAGCCTAATTTATGAGCATATTTACAAGTGGGTacaaaaaatgattttgttttcaatagccttttttttttcttttaatataacTTTAATATACACAACATTTAAGTTATGTATTACTGTTTGATGGCCAGGGCAATACAAGCACTAGAAGGGTGCTAGCCTTACCTTACCTAAAAACTGGAGCCCTTAGCCTACCTTGTGGTTGTGGTACTTTTTCGAGCATTTGTTTCTTAAAAAAAGTACTAGAACattagcactaattagcaggtatctATCAGGTATCTAGCTaatatttaacaaatgttttttggcTTTGAAGCAGTCAATCCTCAAAAATTCTGACAGCCTTcccagaaaacaagaaaacaaaccaaGTACTGTGAAGTACTGTAGGAGTGGTCTACTAGTTTTATGTCAATTCTAGAGTTCAGCAGTTGGTGAGAGGCAAGTTCAACCCATTAGTCTGGGTGTTAGTTTCAGAAAGACAGAGAATTCCACTGTAATTAGCTGGTTTATGATAAGCAGCAAAATATGTGGATTTAACAAGTTTAGCTTTGGATTTAAACCTGAGCTCTATTCACACATGGATGTGAATGGCATACTGCATCCATACATATGTATATCATATCTTTGTTTAGATTACTTTAAGTTATTATTAAAAAGGGGTTCTTATTTTGGTGGAAATTAAGACCAAAATTTGAAGACAAAGGTTCTAAAGTAACTACTGTTTACTCTGTTGTGACCAACTGAACTACTATAAAGTGCTTTTAAAGAAATTTTCGGGAACATTTAAGAATTTCACCTGAGTTCTCAGCCAGTCGCAGTTTTCCACAGCAAAGATAAGTTCTCCACTGCCTGCGGACATTCTCCTTTATAGCACAgtggaaaacaaagacaaagaaaccTACACAGGAACAGTAAGGAAGTAGGTTATTGTATACATCCATACATCTATAGtgttattattgtgttattatatattagtgttattatgataaaaaaaaatcaatcctATTTTGAAATTCAGGGTGTTTATACATATCTCACCTTGCAGAGAGTTGAATATAGAGAAAAGGTAAACAAAGGGTAAGTAGAGGGGTCCCCATGCAAACAGAGCAAACCCCCAGGTGAGGCCGAGGATGATGACTAGGCCAGTGACACTGCGCAGATCAGTCATAACACTTCTTTTGGGAGACTGGTTGTGGGGGTTTTGCTTCTTGATCCGTGAAAGCTGTACCATAACAACGATGAAGGCCAGCATGCACAGGATAAAGATCAGGAGGAAATAGGCCACCACACCCACATAGAAGGCTATGTTATTACTCAGCCAGCAgctacagaaagaaaaaaaaaggagaaatgacCAAGGGAACATTTTAGCTTCAAAACAGTGAtaacttgttttctttctcttcatttAGGTTGCTTCGAAATTATTAGATGCTGTGGCAACAAAACTAAAGCAGTGTGATTAATCAAAGGTTAAGTTCTTTGCTAAGGTGGCTGGACCATCTAATTTGTTGATGTGTATTGTGAAATCCACTTAGTGTAGCTGAACAGACTTTTCCCACAGGGATATTTTGACTCCTCACTTGGAAAAATCACTCTAAAATGGCTCATTCATAATGGCTCTGTTTCAATATATGCATCAGCGTCAATAATCCATGCCATAAAGCAGCCTCATGGAATGTGAAAATCCTAGCAGTTGCATagtgtttttaaatcataatCTCTGATCAGTGCTGGGAGAGTCAAGTTAAGACATTTTTCCACAGTTGCCACTCCTGGGAAATACTTTTGTTTAGGAAAGGTGACATTAGTTTAACTGGTTGTTGCACAGTTTCATACTCTGAAAAATGGAAATGGCTGATTTCCTGACATTGCATAAAAAAGTTCCATTGGGTGGTTAAAAAATGCTAAAACTTTTAATGTTCAGCACTAATGtggatttttcttctttataaagttccttcagttcattgaggtttgcacaGATGAATTTATGCACTACactcttaaggtcccaccagAACATTTCAGTGGGGATGAGgactggactttgactgggtcaGTTCAGCACCTTAATTCTTTcctttgctgctgtttttgggATCTTTGGGATTTTCATCAAGGTTTAGCTGTGGGACTGATGGACACATATTTGCCTTTAGAATACTAGTAGGTCCTATGGTTTAAAAACAAGCCTAAATCATCAGCCTTTAATCACTGTGCTTGACAGTTTAACAGCATAAACACTGCATACAAACTGTTTTAGGtttttaccaaaaatagagCTGTGCATTTTGTCCAAAGATCTCTGCCTTGGTCTCCTCTGTCCAAAGGGAATTGTTCTAGAATTCTTGTGGTTTTTTTCAGATGTAATTTTGCAAATATAAGCCATGCTGCCATGTCCTTTTGAAGTGAACAGGTTTTCTCCTGGCAGCCCTTCCAAATAAGCTatattttctcagtctttttctaattgtactttAATGAACTTCAACATTTAATATGTTACGGCTGACTTCTCTATGATTGCTGCAGATGTCTTTTCTgcttggcattgtgttaacacacacctgaatgctccagagcAGCAAACTGACAACACTTGCTGATGATTAGTTAATTCAGTGTATTTTATTAAGAGAACCAGGCTCCTGTTTACCCTCTTAATTCTAATGGAAGCAGTAATGgtatacttagtttttcacacggTGCTTGTACATTTTGGCTTAATTCTGGTTAAATAATGCCACTGTGTAAAATCGTGTGGTATTTAAATAGATAacctttattatattttttcaagAAATATGTTTAAAGCTTTTTGACCAACATTATGGGAATGCTGCTTACTCTTAAATGCCGTTTAGGAAAATCACAGACTGCACTTTCCAAAATGTTATTAACCATTCAAAATATTTTACACTACAAGCCTTATTCATCTTATTTACTATTCACATACACAATCGGaattcagtatcttgcccaagtaAGTGTTCTATCTACAGTACTTAGCCATAGCTTCTTAAAGTTAAAGTGAGTTTAATCAAGAAAATGGATCTAAATCTttgacatacaaaaaaaaaattaaaaaataactcACAAGTTATCTGAAGTGCcatttgtgtgttttccatAATTAATCACACCATAGTTGTTTTTGTCCACGGATATCACAATAATTACAATGACAAGAGGAATACCTGCAAAAAACCCAAGGTTAATCAAAGGAAATTTATGAACATGTTTCAAATATTGATATAATGAAAAATTGATAATTGATCATCAAGTAAAAGTTTGAAGATTCCTACCCCAACCCATCAGAGTGAACTTCAGCATGTACTGGCTCAGGTAGGGTGTAAAAACTCGCACAATGCTGAGATACATATGCAGGGCCTCAAGCCCCGCCCATGTAAATGATGTCAGCAGGAAGTAGTGCAGGAAGAAGGCAGTACAAATACAGAGGCCTGTATTGTTGTGGCTCGCCAGCCAGCTGTCCAGCAGGAACACCAAGTTCAGGAAGAGCAGGGATGAACAGAGTTGGACCAAGATCTTGGCTGGTATATCCCTTAGCAATTTTCTACAAAGACAGAGTTTATTaaagaactttaagaaatttaTGAGACTAAACAGTAATGATTGATGTGCACCAAAATGGATCCTTACGGAAAAGAAAGATACGTCAGCAATGTGATAGCAAGAAAAATAGCAGAGATTCCACAGCCGATGTAGGTGATGAAAGTAAGAATTTGTGCGTTCTTCGGGTCAGGAAGTTCCTGTCTGGACAAATCCTGCATGGAGAAGTGGCATACACAACAAACAGACAGTGAACACAAACCGAGACAATTTGTTTCCGTTGCCGGTTGTTATAAATTCTAAATTAtaaatgaaacagaaacaggTGCACAAATTCACACTAACCAGCAGTACTGCAAAGGATGTAAGATGGCTGCAGCTGCAGATTGTATATTCAGGGGTGCTGTTGACCACAAAGCAGCCAACAGAGCTCCAGCCTCCTCCATCACCTGAAAAATAACATCAAGGGCAGGAATATTTACACCTGGGCCTTTCTGGCTCTTCACagacactgtttgaaatgtgtaaACTCACTATTCAGCGTGAAATCCCAAAATGCACACTTGGCTGTGTAGTTTTCctacaaaccaaaaacaatttGTTATTACAGTTTATCTTTTTGTGAGCGTATATTGTTTATAATTGCAGTGATATAATGTTATGATCATAAGTGAACAATACAAAACTACTAACGTGCTGCACATGACACTCACATGAACTGGGTGGCTGTTTCGTATGGTGAACTCAATGTTTTCACTCAGGTTGCTAATTGACAGATTAGCCACACTTGAGCCTAGAACTGCGCTGACAAGAGTTTTGTTATCTAATGATGCATCCtgcaaaaatgaagaaatatacAGAGGTCAGTTACAGGAGAATGAGATTCGCTTCATATTTAACCCCTTTCATATAGGTCATAATCATtacataaaacagaaaataaataaacacattctGATATGACAGTGAGAAAGCACCTTAAAGAATGAATTTTTTGCATAGAAAGTAAACTGGACGCTGTTGGCCTGCTTCTGCTCTTCAGGGCTGATACCAGATGTGAGGGAGGCAGGCAAGTATACAGACGCCACAGCAGGCTCGGAGCTTTTCAACATGGTCCTGTTTGGGCCACTGAACTGAAAacatgcaataaataaataaataagtggtAGGTTTGGTTTAGGTTTAGGTGTGGTTGAGCCCTTACGTGTCTTAGATACTAAGATTGATATGTTTATAAAAAAAGGCTCTCATGTGAGGACCAATGTCTCTTGATGAGCAGATGACTACCTGGACATGATCAGTgttaaaaacatcaaaaaggATTGTTGTGAAGTTGCTCCCATTCACTGTCTTCACAGCAACAACTAAGGAACTGGTTGACAGAATTCCATCGCCACCAGTGACAGCCAGTTTAACACCCAGATTATCCACCAAGTGAATCAGCCTGTCGCCAAGAAATACAACACAAACATCAGGGGAAAAAATCACATTTGCATGTGCAtatgttattttctttgtttgttttaagacAGACGTGTGTGTTGAACCTGTTTGCAGATTCAGAGAGTGCCTCAGGGTTACTGTCCATCAAGTTACTGACAACTTTGATTACCACTGATGGTAAAACAGAGGGACTGTCCAGATGTTTCTCCAGTGTCTCAACCAACTGCGACACCTTAAAATTCCCAAATGagacattaaaataaacaaacacagtcgttatccaTTTAAATGTTAGTTGTACAACAGAGTAGCAGAGTGACATTTACTTGAGAGGCGTTGAGCAGAGATACAGCCTGTGTTTGATTCAACAGGTAGATTGCTTCATCAGTTGTTTGTACATCAGTTGTGGAAGTTCCTGTGTTCTCTACAGCAGCAAATCAACAAATCAGTAGATCTATTTTCTTGTTCTGTAGCTTAAAACTGGatagtaataattaaaaaaaaaaaaaagttaaactacAGAATCTACGTACCAGCCACTGTGGTGGTTGTAGTAGTTTTGGTGAGCGGTGTCAAAGAAACCTCAGCAGAGTTGCCATTTAAATCTTGTGAACCATGACCTGTTATAGTAGTTGCAGTGGTTGGGGGTGAGGTAATAACAAGAGAggcattttctgttgttgttgtcgttgttgttgttgttgttgtcgttaAACCGGCCTCTGGTGTGTCATTTGTTTGGACAGTGCTGGCAGTTGTGGTGGACatggtttcatttttgtttattgttgtgACATGAGTCAAACTCACTGTGGTGAATTTTGCAGTCTGGTTCTTCAGTGGAGCTGAAGTAGGTTTAGTACTGTGAGACACTGCAGCAGTTGTGCTTTTCTCTGTGGTTCCAATAATTgcagttgttttattttgagatAGAGTAGTCGGAGTAATGATCACTGGTGTTGTGTAATTGTTAGAGGCTGTAGTTGTGCTCGTTATCATTGTGTAGTTGGGAGATATTGTTGTTGTACTAACTGTTCTGTTACTGGTTGTTGCCACACCATTGTGTAAAGTTGTGCCAGCTGTTGTTACATTGTACATTGCTGTGTAATTGTTGTCAGCTGTGGTTGCAGCATACACAAGAGTGTAATTACTACCAGATCCAGTTGCATTATAAACTATTGTGTAGTTGTTGTTAGTTGCAGTTATATTAAAATTGTTGCCAGATGTAATCGCATTATACACTACTGTATAATTAATGACAGCTGTGGATGCATTATACATTGTTGTATAATTATTACCAGGTGTAGTTGCTGTGGGACTATTCATAGTTGTAGCTGTACTAACGTTGTTGGACACTAATGTGGAATTACTGCCAGGTGTAGTTGCATAATTAAGGGTTGTGTAATTTTGGTTAgttgtattttcatttaaattggtcccAGATGTAGTGGCATTATGAACTACTGTGTCACTGTTGTTCACTGTGGTTGCATTGTAATCCTTTGTGTAACTGTGCCCGCCTGTAGTTGTATTGTATACTGTTGTATAATTATTGTTGGACATAGTGGTACTGTAAAATGCTGTAGAATTATTGTTGGCTATAATTGTGTTGTAATTGTTGTGTGACATAGCTGAATTGTAGGCTGTTGTGTTAATGTTGCTGGCTGTAGTTGCGTTGTACGCTGTTATGTAATTGCTGTCAGATATAATTCCATTATATACTTCTGAGTCATTTTTGTTAGTTCTAGTTGCATTGTGCGCTGTTGTATATTTATTGCTACCCGTAGTTGTATTTTGTGGTATTATGTAATTGTTACCAGCTATGGTTGTGCCATCAACTGTTGTATAATTGTTTCTCTCTATAGTTGCACTGTGAACTGTTGTAGAATTATTGTTGGGTGTGGTTGCGTTGTAATTGTTGCCAGGTTGTCTGTCATTGGTGCCAGATGTAATTGAACTGTACACTGTTGTACTGTTCAGAGCTGTTAAAAATGGGCTCACTGTTGTGTAATTGTTGTTTGCTGTACTTGTACTGTATGTTGTTGTTGAATTTTTGGCACTTGTATTTGCACTGTGCACTGTTGTATAATTGTCATTGGCTGTAGTTGTATTGTAACTATAGCCAATTTCTCTGTAACTATTACCAGCTGTGGTTTCACTGTACACTGTTGTGTAATTGCTACCAGCTATAGTTGCATTATACACTGTACTGTCATTTTTGCTTGTTGTAGTTTGAGTGTATGCTGTTGGATAACTGTCGGCAGCTAAAGT
It contains:
- the adgrg2a gene encoding adhesion G-protein coupled receptor G2 isoform X2 translates to MDSNPEALSESANRLIHLVDNLGVKLAVTGGDGILSTSSLVVAVKTVNGSNFTTILFDVFNTDHVQFSGPNRTMLKSSEPAVASVYLPASLTSGISPEEQKQANSVQFTFYAKNSFFKDASLDNKTLVSAVLGSSVANLSISNLSENIEFTIRNSHPVHENYTAKCAFWDFTLNSDGGGWSSVGCFVVNSTPEYTICSCSHLTSFAVLLDLSRQELPDPKNAQILTFITYIGCGISAIFLAITLLTYLSFPKLLRDIPAKILVQLCSSLLFLNLVFLLDSWLASHNNTGLCICTAFFLHYFLLTSFTWAGLEALHMYLSIVRVFTPYLSQYMLKFTLMGWGIPLVIVIIVISVDKNNYGVINYGKHTNGTSDNFCWLSNNIAFYVGVVAYFLLIFILCMLAFIVVMVQLSRIKKQNPHNQSPKRSVMTDLRSVTGLVIILGLTWGFALFAWGPLYLPFVYLFSIFNSLQGFFVFVFHCAIKENVRRQWRTYLCCGKLRLAENSDWSRTFTQTKKNISRSSATTLDQKFTSRSSSGVSYGTNSSGSVFADSGISDGSNNDVVLNEIHRGNLTQGKTTK